ATGCCGCCGCCACCCCAACCGGGCGGAATTGTAGTAGTTAAGGCCTCGCCAATGGGCCCCTGCACGACGTTGCCGTGGCTATCCTTGATGGTGAATTGCCAATTGTCATTGTTGGCGACAAACAGTCCACCTGCTTCGGTCCCGATGGCTGACGTGACACCATCTTTGGTTACCGAGCCGGCGAAGTTGAAGTATTGAAACGCACCGTTGCTCTGCTGGCCGGCGTAGACGTTGATATTCCAGTTGGGTCCGGGCGCCATGTTCGCTCCGGCCGGCGCGTTGGGATTCCAGGCGGTATTGGAGGAAAAGTTGACCAATGTTTCGAGTGTCGGATTGCCCGAGTACTGAGTGCCGTGCAAAACGCCGAGACCGTCGATGTCGCCGTCGCGCTGCATGCCTCCGCCACCGGTCGGATCTCCGTCGACGTTGGGGGGATTCGGGGGCGTGTTGTTGAGGTACCACACCGATTGGTCCTCGGTGATGTTGACGGCTGTTCCCATCGGCACGGCGGCCCACACCGGATCATTGCTGAAGGTGATAGAGCCGCTGCCGGAGCTGGTACCGTCCCCTTTATCGTAGGACCAGTCGATCTGGTAACCCTGCAAATCGAGGGTGTTCTTGCCGGGGTCGGCCTTGGTGGTGAGGAATTGAAGCCAATTCTGCCCATTCCCTTCGACGCGTCCCAACTCTCCGTCGGATTTGCCGTTCTTCAGGTAGATTCCGCCGCTGACAGCGTTGTATTGGTTCATGATCAGCGCGTTGGAGTCGTCGGCCCGCGCGATGCTTCCGAGAGCACCGCTCACGACCATCGTTGCCGTACACGCAAGAAGTGCAAAAGCCTGCTGTCGCATTT
Above is a window of Pirellulales bacterium DNA encoding:
- a CDS encoding dockerin type I repeat-containing protein is translated as MRQQAFALLACTATMVVSGALGSIARADDSNALIMNQYNAVSGGIYLKNGKSDGELGRVEGNGQNWLQFLTTKADPGKNTLDLQGYQIDWSYDKGDGTSSGSGSITFSNDPVWAAVPMGTAVNITEDQSVWYLNNTPPNPPNVDGDPTGGGGMQRDGDIDGLGVLHGTQYSGNPTLETLVNFSSNTAWNPNAPAGANMAPGPNWNINVYAGQQSNGAFQYFNFAGSVTKDGVTSAIGTEAGGLFVANNDNWQFTIKDSHGNVVQGPIGEALTTTIPPGWGGGGIGSDELGKLQAFPVGTNPTLSDWQHVTGSDYFDGSTSNFGGLSQWTVNNALVSEDLSPLRSWFNNIKPGDVNLDGVVNGLDVNAIAANWLHTGVGLQAGDANGDGVVNGLDVNVIASHWLQSGGAPGSGSGSGANVPEPPSYILCAIGAVVCLAGRSLRRRSGC